The following coding sequences are from one Reyranella humidisoli window:
- a CDS encoding SDR family NAD(P)-dependent oxidoreductase has product MRLKDRVAIVVGAGQSPGEGMGNGRATALTFAREGAKVLCVDHNLESAKETVEMIGANQGTAMAFKADVTSNADLKAMVDDAHARWGRIDILHNNVGVSLSGGDAELLDITSEAFDRCVAINLKSCIFAAKHVLPIMRAQQSGVIINISSMAVITTYPYVAYKATKSAMVSFTEQLAYQNAQYGIRANVILPGLMNTPMAVDTRARTFKKSRAEVEAERDSKVPLRKKMGTGWDVANAALFLASDEASFITGVTLPVDGGASVRRG; this is encoded by the coding sequence ATGCGCCTGAAAGATCGAGTCGCCATCGTCGTCGGCGCCGGCCAGAGCCCCGGCGAGGGCATGGGCAACGGCCGCGCCACCGCGCTCACTTTTGCGCGGGAAGGCGCCAAGGTCCTCTGCGTCGACCACAATCTCGAATCGGCGAAGGAAACCGTCGAGATGATCGGCGCCAACCAGGGAACGGCGATGGCCTTCAAGGCCGACGTGACCAGCAACGCCGACCTCAAGGCCATGGTCGACGACGCGCATGCCCGCTGGGGCCGCATCGACATCCTGCACAACAATGTCGGCGTCTCGTTGTCGGGCGGCGACGCGGAGCTGCTCGACATCACCAGCGAGGCCTTCGACCGCTGCGTGGCGATCAACCTCAAGAGCTGCATTTTCGCCGCCAAGCACGTGCTGCCGATCATGCGCGCCCAACAGAGCGGCGTGATCATCAACATCTCCTCGATGGCGGTCATCACCACCTATCCCTATGTGGCCTACAAGGCGACCAAGTCGGCGATGGTGTCCTTCACCGAACAGCTCGCCTACCAGAACGCGCAATACGGCATCCGCGCGAACGTGATCCTGCCCGGCCTGATGAACACGCCGATGGCCGTCGACACACGCGCCCGCACCTTCAAGAAGAGCCGCGCCGAGGTCGAGGCCGAGCGCGATTCCAAGGTGCCGCTGCGCAAGAAAATGGGCACCGGCTGGGACGTCGCCAACGCCGCGCTCTTCCTGGCGTCCGACGAGGCGAGCTTCATCACCGGCGTCACCCTGCCGGTCGACGGCGGGGCGAGCGTGCGTCGAGGCTGA
- the phnE gene encoding phosphonate ABC transporter, permease protein PhnE yields MSLQFVVNKPRGPLGWWIMLPILGATVAILWWSALGTRLSITGFIDGLPWIGDFVGRMLPPNFAFMQKLVQPAIETVQIALWGTLLGIVLALPVCFFAARNLSPYAWVFHGLRQVLNVMRGINEIILALIFVAAVGLGPFAGVLAIALHGAGMLGKFFAEAIEEIDEGPLDALRAAGAGTLQRIVFGVLPQVLPAWIGVVLYRFETNIRVSTVLGMVGAGGIGFELISSMKLFAYEDTAACVIVILILVLAADLMSSKLRAMIR; encoded by the coding sequence ATGTCCCTGCAATTCGTCGTCAACAAGCCGCGCGGTCCGCTCGGCTGGTGGATCATGCTCCCGATCCTGGGCGCCACGGTCGCGATCCTCTGGTGGTCGGCCCTCGGCACTCGCCTCAGCATCACCGGCTTCATCGACGGCCTGCCCTGGATCGGCGACTTTGTCGGCCGCATGCTGCCACCGAACTTCGCCTTCATGCAGAAGCTGGTGCAGCCCGCGATCGAGACGGTGCAGATCGCATTGTGGGGCACGTTGCTCGGCATCGTGCTGGCCCTGCCGGTCTGTTTCTTCGCGGCGCGAAATCTCTCGCCCTACGCCTGGGTGTTCCACGGGCTGCGTCAGGTGCTTAACGTGATGCGGGGCATCAACGAGATCATCCTGGCGCTGATCTTCGTCGCCGCGGTCGGCCTCGGCCCTTTCGCGGGCGTGCTCGCCATCGCGCTGCACGGCGCCGGCATGCTGGGCAAGTTCTTCGCCGAAGCGATCGAGGAGATCGACGAGGGTCCGCTCGATGCGCTGCGCGCCGCCGGTGCAGGCACCTTGCAGCGAATCGTGTTCGGCGTGTTGCCGCAGGTGTTGCCCGCCTGGATCGGTGTCGTGCTCTATCGCTTCGAGACCAACATCCGCGTTTCGACCGTGCTGGGCATGGTCGGCGCAGGCGGCATCGGCTTCGAACTCATCAGCTCGATGAAGCTCTTCGCCTACGAGGATACGGCGGCCTGCGTGATCGTGATCCTGATCCTCGTACTTGCCGCCGATCTGATGTCGTCGAAACTTCGGGCCATGATCCGCTAG
- a CDS encoding Bug family tripartite tricarboxylate transporter substrate binding protein, with protein MRLPRIALTRRHALTGALLLTAAPAMAADWPERPIRMIIPFAAGAGADIVGRTFGEELAKALGQPVVIDNKGGAGGLLGTAEGARAPADGYTLLLTSQGATVFNMGLYKSPGYDPLKDLIPIATTGILTNVMVVSTANPANTVADVIAQARAKPGELTYGSSGVGSSLHMSGVITEQRTGVKLQHVPYRGAPAAVLAVINGEVTMGFFNAPTVVGQIKAGKLKALAVTTKDRSVIMPGVPTMMEAGVPDFVVATWLGFAVPTGTPAPIVARLNAEIGRIAQMPQVKEKLLVQGFEVLPPDTPAAARKLIADDQALWLPIIKASGATAE; from the coding sequence ATGAGATTGCCACGCATCGCTCTGACGCGCCGACATGCCCTGACGGGCGCGCTGCTGCTTACGGCAGCCCCGGCGATGGCCGCCGATTGGCCCGAGCGCCCGATCCGCATGATCATCCCGTTCGCCGCGGGAGCAGGCGCCGATATCGTCGGGCGCACCTTCGGCGAGGAGCTGGCCAAGGCGCTGGGCCAGCCGGTCGTGATCGACAACAAGGGTGGCGCCGGCGGCCTGCTGGGCACGGCCGAAGGCGCACGGGCGCCGGCCGACGGCTACACGCTGCTCCTCACCTCGCAGGGCGCCACCGTGTTCAACATGGGCCTCTACAAATCACCGGGCTACGATCCGCTGAAGGATCTCATTCCGATCGCCACGACCGGCATCCTGACCAACGTCATGGTCGTGTCGACGGCCAACCCGGCCAACACCGTCGCAGACGTCATCGCGCAGGCGCGCGCCAAGCCGGGCGAGCTCACATACGGGTCGAGCGGCGTCGGCAGCAGCCTCCATATGTCGGGCGTCATCACGGAGCAGCGTACCGGCGTGAAGCTCCAGCACGTGCCCTATCGCGGCGCGCCGGCCGCCGTGCTCGCGGTGATCAATGGCGAGGTGACCATGGGCTTCTTCAACGCCCCGACCGTGGTCGGCCAGATCAAGGCCGGCAAGCTGAAGGCGCTTGCCGTCACCACCAAGGACCGTTCGGTCATCATGCCCGGCGTGCCGACCATGATGGAGGCGGGCGTGCCCGACTTCGTGGTCGCGACGTGGCTGGGCTTCGCGGTGCCGACCGGCACCCCCGCGCCGATCGTGGCGCGCCTCAACGCCGAGATCGGCCGCATCGCGCAGATGCCGCAGGTGAAGGAGAAGCTCCTCGTCCAGGGCTTCGAGGTGCTGCCGCCGGACACGCCGGCCGCCGCCCGCAAGCTGATCGCCGACGATCAGGCGCTGTGGCTTCCCATCATCAAAGCGTCTGGCGCGACGGCGGAGTAG
- a CDS encoding DUF1194 domain-containing protein, producing MKMMVALLGLILMSVSPSARAAEPVDMLLVMAADVSRSVTQSKFKLQREGAAAAITHPDVVRAITSGPHRRIAICFVEWASANMQNVVVDWVVIGDGASARLFGDKLIETPRSFAGSTSISAAIDFAVGLFERAPFAADRKVIDVSGDGNNIGGRLITDARDDAVARNITINALVILTPLEESFRPEHTNPPGGLEKYFQENVIGGQGAFTIVAENHGAFGRAMTKKLIQEIAGLPGPQLAAGD from the coding sequence ATGAAGATGATGGTAGCGCTGCTCGGCCTGATTCTGATGTCCGTCTCGCCGTCGGCGCGCGCCGCCGAGCCCGTCGACATGCTGCTGGTGATGGCGGCCGACGTCTCGCGCAGCGTCACCCAATCGAAGTTCAAGCTCCAGCGCGAAGGCGCAGCGGCCGCTATCACCCATCCTGACGTGGTGCGGGCCATCACCTCGGGCCCGCATCGCCGCATCGCGATCTGCTTCGTCGAATGGGCGTCGGCCAACATGCAGAACGTCGTCGTCGACTGGGTGGTGATCGGCGACGGCGCGTCGGCGCGCCTCTTCGGCGACAAGCTGATCGAGACGCCCCGCTCGTTTGCCGGCAGTACCTCGATCAGCGCCGCGATCGACTTCGCCGTGGGCCTGTTCGAGCGCGCGCCGTTCGCGGCGGACCGCAAGGTCATCGACGTGTCCGGCGATGGCAACAACATCGGTGGGCGCCTGATCACCGACGCCCGCGACGATGCCGTCGCGCGCAACATCACGATCAACGCGCTGGTGATCCTGACCCCGCTCGAGGAGTCGTTCCGCCCCGAGCACACCAATCCGCCCGGCGGCCTCGAGAAATACTTTCAGGAAAACGTCATCGGCGGCCAGGGCGCCTTCACCATCGTCGCCGAAAACCACGGCGCCTTCGGCCGGGCCATGACCAAGAAGCTGATCCAGGAGATCGCCGGTTTGCCGGGCCCCCAGCTCGCGGCTGGAGATTGA
- a CDS encoding LysR substrate-binding domain-containing protein codes for MRHTQLRSFHAVAQRLSFTAAARELGVSQPTITTQVKSLEQEFGVELFVRRGRRIELTETGGGLLDITRRLFADEKEAADYLNETRGLKTGHLRVGAVGPYHVTDMLAAFNARHPGLYVSVTVGNSRDTLRDLLDYRTDVAVLAHVDPDPRLVAIPYRRHRVVAFCHIDHPFAQRRGIRVRDMEGQRLILREAGSTTRRAFDQAMREAHVRPQVVMEIGSRESIREAVAKGIGMGVVSEAEFIPDPRIRPLPITDAEVYTYAHVVHLKERQNARLVRAFLQVLAGLLPVSSPSSRRRPSDSRR; via the coding sequence ATGAGGCACACGCAGCTCCGGTCCTTCCATGCCGTGGCGCAGCGGCTGAGCTTCACCGCCGCCGCGCGCGAGCTGGGCGTCAGCCAGCCGACCATCACCACGCAGGTGAAATCGCTGGAGCAGGAATTCGGCGTCGAGTTGTTCGTGCGCCGTGGCCGACGCATCGAACTCACCGAGACCGGTGGCGGCCTTCTGGACATCACGCGCCGGCTCTTCGCCGACGAGAAGGAAGCGGCCGACTATCTCAACGAGACGCGCGGCCTCAAGACCGGCCATCTGCGTGTCGGTGCAGTCGGTCCCTATCACGTCACCGACATGCTGGCGGCCTTCAATGCACGCCATCCTGGCCTCTATGTCTCGGTGACCGTGGGCAATTCGCGCGACACGCTGCGCGACCTGCTGGACTACCGGACCGACGTGGCGGTGCTCGCCCATGTCGATCCCGATCCGCGGCTGGTCGCCATTCCCTATCGCCGCCACCGCGTGGTCGCCTTCTGCCATATCGACCATCCGTTCGCGCAGCGTCGCGGCATTCGCGTGCGCGACATGGAAGGCCAGCGCCTGATCCTGCGCGAGGCGGGCTCGACGACCCGTCGCGCCTTCGATCAGGCGATGCGCGAGGCCCATGTCCGGCCCCAGGTCGTGATGGAGATCGGCAGTCGCGAATCGATCCGCGAGGCGGTCGCCAAGGGGATCGGCATGGGCGTCGTGTCGGAGGCGGAATTCATCCCCGATCCGCGCATCCGGCCGCTGCCGATCACGGATGCCGAGGTCTACACCTACGCCCACGTCGTTCACCTGAAGGAGCGGCAGAACGCACGTCTCGTGCGCGCCTTCCTTCAGGTTCTTGCGGGCTTGCTGCCGGTCAGTTCGCCATCCAGCCGCCGTCGACCATCAGATTCTCGCCGGTGA
- a CDS encoding ABC transporter substrate-binding protein, with protein sequence MRLPIRILGVVAAFGLSATPALAQKSGGTLKMYIADNPPSTSIHEEATTSTVVPFMGLYNNLVMFDQQIPQNSLETIRPDLAESWSWSGDGKKLTFKLVGNAKWHDGKPFTSADVKCTWDMLAGKSETQKLRKNPRTSWYWNLQDVTTNGDREVTFHLGQPQPSLLILLASGYSPVYSCHVPTAQMRTKPIGTGPFKLGEFKQKEIVKLVRNPDYFKKGKPYLDAIEMPIVPARGTAMLGFVSGRYDMTAPYAVTIPLLKDIKAQASSAICEVAPMNNNTNLIVNSAAPPFDNADIRRAMLLTIDRKSFIDILAQGAGEAGGVMEPAPGGVWGMPKEMFDKVQGYGPDVAKNRAEAQAIMKKAGYGPDNRLKLKVSTRNHLLYRDPAVILIDQLKEIYIDGELDLVDTALWFNKVARKDYSIGLNTTGNGVDDPDQTYFEHYACKSERNYVGYCNPEIEKLFPIQSAERDIEKRKKLVWEIDKQILEEGFRPIIMWNASGSCWHPHVKGFRPMVNSLYNGSRFEDVWLDK encoded by the coding sequence ATGCGTTTACCGATCAGGATTCTTGGCGTCGTTGCGGCCTTTGGCCTGTCAGCGACGCCCGCACTCGCTCAGAAGAGCGGCGGCACCCTCAAGATGTACATCGCGGACAATCCGCCCAGCACGTCGATTCACGAGGAAGCGACGACCTCCACGGTCGTGCCCTTCATGGGGCTCTACAACAACCTCGTCATGTTCGATCAGCAGATTCCGCAGAACAGCCTCGAGACGATCCGCCCGGATCTCGCCGAAAGCTGGTCGTGGAGCGGCGACGGCAAGAAGCTGACCTTCAAGCTGGTCGGCAATGCGAAGTGGCATGACGGCAAGCCCTTCACCTCGGCCGACGTGAAGTGCACGTGGGACATGCTCGCCGGCAAGAGCGAGACCCAGAAGCTGCGCAAGAACCCGCGTACCTCGTGGTACTGGAACCTGCAGGACGTCACGACCAACGGCGACCGCGAGGTGACCTTCCATCTCGGCCAGCCGCAACCGTCGCTGCTGATCCTGCTCGCCTCGGGCTACAGCCCCGTCTATTCCTGCCACGTGCCGACGGCGCAGATGCGCACCAAGCCGATCGGCACCGGTCCGTTCAAGCTCGGTGAATTCAAGCAGAAGGAGATCGTCAAGCTCGTCCGCAATCCCGACTACTTCAAGAAGGGCAAGCCCTACCTCGACGCCATCGAGATGCCGATCGTGCCGGCCCGCGGCACCGCCATGCTGGGCTTCGTGTCGGGCCGCTACGACATGACGGCGCCCTACGCCGTCACCATCCCGCTGCTCAAGGACATCAAGGCGCAGGCTTCCAGTGCCATCTGCGAGGTCGCGCCGATGAACAACAACACCAACCTGATCGTGAACAGCGCAGCGCCGCCGTTCGACAATGCCGACATCCGCCGCGCGATGCTGCTCACCATCGACCGCAAGTCGTTCATCGACATCCTGGCCCAGGGGGCCGGCGAGGCCGGCGGCGTCATGGAGCCGGCGCCCGGCGGCGTCTGGGGTATGCCAAAGGAGATGTTCGACAAGGTCCAGGGTTACGGGCCAGACGTCGCCAAGAACCGCGCCGAGGCGCAGGCGATCATGAAGAAGGCGGGCTACGGGCCGGACAACAGGCTGAAGCTCAAGGTTTCAACCCGCAATCACCTGCTCTATCGCGATCCGGCCGTCATCCTGATCGACCAGCTCAAGGAGATCTACATCGACGGCGAACTCGATCTGGTCGACACCGCCTTGTGGTTCAACAAGGTCGCGCGCAAGGATTACTCCATCGGCCTCAATACCACCGGCAACGGTGTCGACGATCCCGACCAGACCTACTTCGAGCACTATGCTTGCAAGTCGGAGCGCAACTATGTCGGCTACTGCAATCCCGAGATCGAGAAGCTCTTCCCGATCCAGTCGGCCGAGCGCGATATCGAGAAGCGCAAGAAGCTCGTCTGGGAGATCGACAAGCAGATCCTCGAGGAGGGCTTCCGTCCGATCATCATGTGGAACGCCTCGGGCAGCTGCTGGCACCCCCACGTGAAGGGTTTCCGCCCGATGGTGAACAGCCTCTACAACGGCTCGCGCTTCGAGGACGTCTGGCTCGACAAGTAA
- a CDS encoding SDR family NAD(P)-dependent oxidoreductase — protein MGRLAGKTALITGASSGIGRAIARKFQAEGATLLLMDITEAVVEGGEPTHKILNVPFFQGDVSSEKDVEEAVRQAALPTGRLDIVVNDAAIRSAKKLTDTSLEEWNRVMEVNVTGVFLMCRTAVRRMLTQEIRNEARGRIVNISSQHGMISSPEDFSYGVSKSAVVYITRQIASDYGRDSIICNAVAPGKILTGKTGRAVEPRWIDYSHARTPLPRLGRSEDVANAALFLASDEATFITGENLMVDGGWMAN, from the coding sequence ATGGGCCGCCTTGCGGGCAAGACCGCCCTCATCACCGGTGCCTCCTCGGGCATCGGCCGTGCCATCGCCCGGAAGTTCCAGGCGGAAGGGGCAACCCTTCTGCTGATGGACATCACCGAGGCCGTGGTCGAGGGCGGCGAGCCGACGCACAAGATCCTGAACGTGCCGTTCTTCCAGGGTGATGTGTCGAGCGAGAAGGATGTAGAGGAAGCGGTGCGGCAGGCGGCCCTGCCGACCGGCCGGCTAGACATCGTGGTCAACGACGCCGCCATCCGCTCGGCGAAGAAACTCACCGACACCAGCCTCGAGGAATGGAACCGGGTGATGGAGGTGAACGTCACCGGCGTCTTCCTGATGTGCCGCACCGCCGTGCGCCGAATGCTGACCCAGGAGATCCGCAACGAGGCGCGCGGGCGCATCGTCAACATCTCCTCGCAGCACGGCATGATCTCCTCGCCCGAGGATTTCTCCTACGGCGTCTCGAAGTCGGCGGTGGTTTACATCACGCGGCAGATCGCGTCCGACTACGGAAGAGACAGCATCATCTGCAACGCCGTCGCGCCGGGGAAGATCCTCACGGGCAAGACCGGCCGCGCCGTCGAGCCGCGCTGGATCGACTACAGCCACGCCCGCACGCCGCTACCGCGCCTCGGCCGTTCCGAGGACGTCGCCAATGCCGCTCTCTTCCTCGCCTCCGACGAGGCGACATTCATCACCGGCGAGAATCTGATGGTCGACGGCGGCTGGATGGCGAACTGA
- the phnC gene encoding phosphonate ABC transporter ATP-binding protein — MIEIRGLAKSYGDLQALCDVNLSIRPGEFVVVLGPSGAGKSTLLRCINRLIEPTAGDIVVDGTSLSSNRRDLRLLRRNVAMIFQQHNLVKRLSVLKNVLVGRMADLSPVLSSLQLFPEADVKIALHCLEQVAMSHKARSRADALSGGEQQRVGIARALAQQPKFMLADEPVASLDPKTSRTVLNYLKKSCKESNIAVLCNLHQIDYALEFAERVVGLSAGRVVYDGAPAGVSGDVIRSIYPGLDDPNVLDAAQRLTERRRAAAEAEIALAATTASVEGRA; from the coding sequence ATGATCGAAATCCGCGGCCTCGCCAAATCCTATGGCGACCTCCAGGCGCTTTGCGACGTCAACCTTTCGATCCGGCCCGGCGAATTCGTCGTCGTGCTGGGACCGTCGGGCGCCGGCAAATCGACGCTCCTGCGTTGCATCAACCGGCTGATCGAGCCGACCGCCGGCGACATCGTGGTCGACGGCACGTCGCTCTCCTCGAACCGCCGTGACCTGCGCCTGCTCCGGCGCAACGTCGCGATGATCTTCCAGCAGCACAATCTGGTGAAGCGCCTCAGCGTGCTGAAGAACGTGCTGGTCGGCCGCATGGCCGATCTCTCACCGGTCCTGAGCAGCCTGCAGCTCTTTCCCGAAGCCGACGTCAAGATCGCGCTTCACTGCCTCGAGCAGGTCGCGATGTCCCACAAGGCCCGCAGCCGTGCCGACGCCTTGTCCGGCGGCGAGCAGCAGAGGGTCGGCATCGCCCGGGCGCTGGCCCAGCAGCCCAAGTTCATGCTGGCCGACGAGCCGGTGGCGAGCCTCGATCCCAAGACCTCGCGCACCGTTCTCAACTACCTGAAGAAGAGCTGCAAGGAATCGAACATCGCGGTTCTCTGCAATCTCCACCAGATCGACTATGCGCTGGAGTTCGCCGAGAGGGTCGTGGGCCTGTCGGCCGGCCGCGTCGTCTATGACGGCGCCCCGGCGGGCGTCAGCGGCGACGTGATCCGCAGCATCTATCCCGGCCTCGACGATCCCAACGTGCTCGACGCGGCCCAGCGCCTCACCGAGCGCCGCCGCGCCGCGGCGGAAGCCGAGATCGCGCTGGCGGCAACCACCGCCTCTGTCGAAGGGAGGGCCTAG
- the psrA gene encoding iron-containing alcohol dehydrogenase PsrA, protein MWRYRNPVDVKFGTGVFETLGKALAGRPYCLVTYDDANGGGIFAELTRRVVAQAGAPAVTVSNIGPNPDFIGLADSCRTYAAATQPVEAIVALGGGSVMDAAKVLAAAKGNFDTVRRHLETGKDGDALGRTPIIAIPTTAGTGSEVTSWATVWDTVAMKKYSLARETLYPEAALVDPLLTLGLPRAITISTGLDALSHALESIWNVNANPVSSSLAEVAAREVIEALPMLADDLRNEALRTRLARASLFAGLAFSNTRTALAHSLSYHLTLHHGVPHGIACSFSLPMVMRAVAGCDAACDASLRRIFGTDLVAGAARLEAFLKKLGISPDATAHGIAARDWARLVDDALAGDRGRNFIGRREALLAEMAA, encoded by the coding sequence ATGTGGCGCTATCGGAATCCGGTCGACGTGAAGTTCGGCACGGGCGTCTTCGAGACGCTGGGCAAGGCCTTGGCCGGCCGCCCCTACTGCCTCGTGACCTATGACGACGCCAATGGCGGCGGCATCTTCGCCGAGCTGACCCGGCGCGTCGTGGCCCAGGCCGGTGCCCCGGCCGTCACGGTGAGCAACATCGGCCCCAACCCGGATTTCATCGGCCTCGCGGACTCCTGCCGCACCTATGCCGCCGCGACGCAACCGGTCGAGGCGATCGTCGCGCTGGGTGGCGGTTCGGTGATGGATGCGGCCAAGGTGCTGGCCGCCGCGAAGGGCAACTTCGACACGGTGCGGCGCCATCTCGAGACCGGCAAGGACGGCGACGCGCTCGGTCGTACGCCGATCATCGCCATTCCGACCACGGCCGGCACCGGCAGCGAAGTCACCTCGTGGGCCACGGTGTGGGACACCGTCGCCATGAAGAAGTACTCGCTGGCCCGCGAGACGCTCTATCCCGAGGCGGCCCTCGTCGATCCCCTCCTGACGCTCGGCCTTCCGCGCGCGATCACGATCAGCACCGGCCTCGATGCGCTCAGCCACGCGCTGGAAAGCATCTGGAACGTCAATGCCAACCCGGTGTCGAGCTCGCTGGCCGAGGTCGCGGCGCGCGAGGTGATCGAGGCGCTGCCCATGCTGGCCGACGACCTCAGGAACGAGGCGCTGCGCACGCGGCTGGCGCGCGCCAGCCTGTTCGCGGGCCTCGCTTTTTCCAACACCCGCACGGCGCTGGCCCATTCGCTGTCCTATCACCTGACCCTGCATCACGGCGTGCCGCACGGCATCGCCTGCTCGTTCAGCCTGCCGATGGTGATGCGCGCCGTGGCCGGATGCGACGCCGCCTGCGACGCCTCTCTGCGGCGCATCTTCGGCACAGACCTGGTGGCGGGCGCGGCGCGCCTGGAAGCTTTCCTGAAAAAACTCGGCATCTCGCCGGACGCCACCGCGCACGGCATCGCCGCCCGCGACTGGGCGCGCCTGGTCGACGACGCGCTGGCCGGCGACCGCGGCCGCAACTTCATCGGACGCCGGGAGGCGCTGTTGGCCGAAATGGCCGCTTAG
- a CDS encoding ferredoxin--NADP reductase — translation MSALRNETVLSVHHWTDELFSFRTTRDKGFRFASGQFTMIGLKVEGKPLLRAYSIASAHYVDELEFFSIKVPDGKLTSRLKDLAPGDPVLVGGKATGTLLLDSLTPGRNLYLLGTGTGLAPFLSIVRDPEVYERYEKVILVHGCRHVRDLAYRSALADELPADEILGDLVRDRLVYYPTVTREPFKYRGRISHLIENGTLANDVGLPPMAREADRFMLCGSVQMLADTRALLEGMGLTEGSTTTPGEFVVEKAFVE, via the coding sequence GTGAGCGCGTTGAGGAACGAGACCGTCCTGTCGGTGCACCACTGGACCGACGAGCTGTTCAGCTTCCGGACGACCCGCGACAAGGGTTTCCGCTTCGCCAGCGGCCAGTTCACCATGATCGGCCTCAAGGTCGAGGGAAAGCCGCTGCTGCGCGCCTACTCCATCGCCAGCGCCCATTACGTCGACGAGCTGGAGTTCTTCTCCATCAAGGTGCCCGACGGCAAACTCACCTCGCGCCTCAAGGATCTGGCGCCGGGCGATCCGGTGCTGGTCGGCGGCAAGGCCACCGGCACGCTGCTGCTCGACAGCCTCACCCCCGGCCGCAACCTCTACCTGCTCGGCACCGGCACCGGCCTCGCCCCGTTCCTGTCGATCGTGCGCGATCCGGAAGTCTACGAACGCTACGAGAAGGTGATCCTGGTCCATGGCTGCCGCCATGTCCGCGACCTCGCCTACCGCTCGGCGCTGGCCGACGAACTGCCGGCCGACGAGATCCTGGGTGATCTGGTGCGCGACAGGCTCGTCTACTACCCGACCGTGACCCGCGAGCCGTTCAAGTATCGCGGCCGCATCTCGCACTTGATCGAGAACGGCACCCTCGCGAACGACGTCGGCCTGCCGCCGATGGCGCGCGAGGCCGATCGGTTCATGCTCTGCGGCTCGGTCCAGATGCTGGCCGACACGCGCGCCCTGCTCGAAGGTATGGGTCTCACCGAGGGCAGCACCACGACACCGGGCGAGTTCGTCGTCGAAAAGGCCTTCGTCGAGTAA
- the phnD gene encoding phosphonate ABC transporter substrate-binding protein has product MTRMTRRDFGLLTAGSLLLGGPAQAQQVLKVGLIPSEDSRAMLAQSKDILDAVEKNSGMKVQGFVATDYNGVIEALRAKHLDIAYLGPFSYVLATTVTPVEAFAIAETAKAGRTYYHSKIIALKSSGIKTLADLKGKNFAFVDPASTSGYAFPLAGLLKAGIEPKRDFKTVLFTGAHDANALAVANGKVDAATIADRILDAAIAKGHIKADQIQVVWESAPIPESPMVWRKDLSPETKAKVKAAFLSIKDLNWSDQGKLNGFKETNDQAYDVVRETAKLANIDLKKQK; this is encoded by the coding sequence ATGACCAGGATGACGCGTCGCGATTTCGGGCTTCTCACCGCAGGTTCCCTCCTGCTCGGCGGACCGGCACAAGCGCAGCAGGTGCTGAAGGTCGGCCTGATCCCTTCCGAGGATTCGCGGGCGATGCTGGCCCAGAGCAAGGACATCCTCGACGCGGTCGAGAAGAATTCCGGCATGAAGGTCCAGGGCTTCGTCGCCACCGACTATAACGGCGTGATCGAGGCGCTGCGCGCCAAGCATCTCGACATCGCCTATCTCGGGCCGTTCTCCTACGTGCTGGCTACCACCGTGACGCCGGTCGAGGCCTTCGCCATCGCCGAGACCGCCAAGGCCGGCCGCACCTACTATCACTCCAAGATCATCGCGCTGAAGTCGAGCGGCATCAAAACGCTCGCCGACCTCAAGGGCAAGAACTTCGCCTTCGTCGATCCCGCCTCGACCTCGGGCTACGCCTTCCCGCTCGCCGGGTTGCTCAAGGCCGGCATCGAGCCCAAGCGCGACTTCAAGACCGTGCTGTTCACCGGCGCGCACGACGCCAACGCGCTGGCCGTCGCCAACGGCAAGGTCGATGCCGCGACCATCGCGGACCGCATCCTCGATGCCGCCATCGCCAAAGGCCACATCAAGGCCGACCAGATCCAGGTCGTGTGGGAATCGGCACCGATCCCCGAATCGCCGATGGTCTGGCGCAAGGATCTTTCGCCTGAAACGAAGGCCAAGGTGAAGGCCGCCTTCCTGTCGATCAAGGACCTCAACTGGTCCGACCAGGGCAAGCTGAACGGCTTCAAGGAAACCAACGACCAGGCCTACGACGTCGTGCGCGAGACCGCGAAGCTCGCGAACATCGACCTGAAGAAGCAGAAGTAG